Proteins from a single region of Rhodospirillales bacterium:
- a CDS encoding sulfite exporter TauE/SafE family protein, translating into MVLAALFFITALLYACVGFGGGSTYNALLVLSGTDYRVLPFIALTCNIIVVSGGVWHFSRGRHIDVRKVLPWTALSVPAAWIGGYIEIPETVFIGLLGGVLFLSGINMLWPEKKSILSQPVRHMPPFVPPVIGGGLGFIAGLTGIGGGIFLAPVLHFLRWSDSRNIAGTCSLFILLNSLSGLAGQAMKLGETEILPLALSYWYLLPAVLIGGQIGSWTGSSRINPDIIKKLTALLVLYVSIRLLREVL; encoded by the coding sequence ATGGTTCTTGCAGCGCTCTTCTTCATCACAGCTTTGCTTTATGCCTGCGTCGGGTTCGGCGGCGGATCGACCTATAACGCGCTTCTGGTCTTAAGCGGAACGGACTACCGCGTGCTGCCGTTTATTGCCCTGACGTGCAATATTATCGTTGTCAGCGGTGGCGTCTGGCATTTTTCGCGCGGGCGGCATATTGATGTCCGCAAGGTACTGCCGTGGACGGCTCTTTCTGTTCCGGCAGCCTGGATAGGAGGTTATATTGAGATTCCGGAAACAGTTTTTATCGGACTTCTGGGAGGCGTTCTTTTTCTCTCAGGCATTAACATGCTATGGCCGGAGAAGAAGAGTATCCTTTCGCAACCGGTCCGACATATGCCGCCTTTTGTCCCTCCTGTTATCGGTGGAGGGCTGGGGTTTATCGCCGGGTTGACCGGCATCGGCGGCGGAATTTTTCTGGCGCCCGTCCTTCATTTTCTGCGCTGGAGTGATTCCCGCAATATCGCCGGAACATGCAGCCTGTTCATTCTTCTGAATTCCCTGTCCGGTCTTGCGGGACAGGCGATGAAGCTGGGAGAAACAGAGATACTCCCTCTGGCTCTGTCATACTGGTATTTGCTTCCTGCTGTCCTGATCGGGGGGCAAATCGGGTCGTGGACAGGATCTTCGCGCATTAATCCTGACATAATAAAAAAACTGACAGCGCTCCTCGTTCTTTATGTTTCCATAAGATTGCTTCGGGAAGTTCTTTAG